Proteins encoded in a region of the Pangasianodon hypophthalmus isolate fPanHyp1 chromosome 21, fPanHyp1.pri, whole genome shotgun sequence genome:
- the c21h7orf25 gene encoding UPF0415 protein C7orf25 homolog yields MATSPMLQECIQTAEDLLKRVDLLCSRQNQEVEGRAKLCSKLRAELKFLQKVKAGQVAVKESHLQSTNLTHLKAVVESAESLENVISVLHVFAYEGPDGRKQTLVVDVVANGGHTWVKAIGRKAEALHNIWQGRGQYGDKSVIRQAEDYLEASRQQPIQYSNPHIIFAFYNGVSSPMADRLKEMGISVKGDIVAVNTVVGSDEDEDEDEEDGDFAPNEQDVEDGAEDDDEEVQLMHTRVDRDTVVASLAFPTDVKVAECPRVNVDITTLITYVSSLSHGNCHFTFREYVLTEQAAQERQDKVLPKLDAFMEGKELFACHSAVQDFRTILDTLGGPGERERAEKLLARLTVVPDQPSERTQRLVASSKVNHRSLMIFGTGDTLRAVTMTANSGFVRAAANQGVRYSVFIHQPRALTEGKEWRATPI; encoded by the coding sequence ATGGCCACCAGCCCGATGCTCCAAGAATGCATCCAAACAGCTGAGGACCTGCTGAAGCGAGTGGATCTACTGTGCAGCCGCCAGAACCAGGAAGTAGAAGGTCGTGCCAAACTGTGCAGCAAACTCCGCGCTGAGCTCAAATTCCTGCAGAAAGTGAAAGCCGGACAAGTCGCAGTCAAAGAGTCTCACCTGCAAAGCACCAACCTGACTCACCTGAAAGCCGTCGTCGAGTCGGCCGAGAGCCTTGAGAACGTCATCAGCGTTTTGCACGTGTTCGCGTATGAGGGTCCGGACGGACGGAAGCAGACACTGGTGGTGGACGTGGTGGCAAACGGAGGGCACACGTGGGTGAAGGCCATCGGGCGCAAAGCGGAGGCGTTGCACAACATATGGCAGGGCCGAGGGCAGTACGGCGACAAAAGCGTGATCCGGCAGGCGGAGGATTACCTGGAGGCCAGTCGCCAGCAGCCCATTCAGTACAGCAACCCGCACATCATCTTCGCCTTCTATAACGGCGTCTCCAGTCCGATGGCCGACAGACTCAAAGAGATGGGCATCTCTGTTAAAGGTGACATCGTTGCTGTGAACACGGTGGTCGGATCAGATGAGGATGAAGACGAGGATGAAGAGGACGGCGATTTCGCACCGAACGAGCAGGACGTTGAGGACGGCGCTGAGGACGATGATGAGGAAGTGCAACTCATGCACACCCGTGTGGACCGAGACACTGTCGTAGCGAGCCTGGCGTTCCCCACCGACGTCAAGGTAGCCGAGTGTCCACGCGTAAACGTCGACATCACCACGCTCATCACGTACGTGTCGTCTCTGAGTCACGGGAACTGCCACTTCACCTTCAGGGAGTATGTGCTGACTGAGCAGGCTGCTCAGGAGCGCCAGGACAAGGTGCTGCCCAAGCTCGACGCCTTCATGGAGGGGAAGGAGCTTTTCGCGTGCCACTCGGCCGTGCAGGACTTTCGCACCATCCTCGACACGCTGGGTGGCCCTGGCGAACGCGAACGAGCCGAGAAGCTCCTCGCCAGGCTCACCGTAGTTCCCGATCAGCCCTCGGAGCGCACGCAGCGCCTCGTAGCCAGCTCCAAGGTCAACCATAGGTCGCTTATGATCTTCGGTACTGGTGATACTCTCCGCGCTGTCACTATGACCGCTAACAGCGGGTTTGTTCGCGCTGCTGCTAACCAAGGCGTGCGCTACAGCGTGTTCATCCATCAACCTCGAGCGCTGACGGAAGGCAAAGAATGGAGAGCCACACCCATATGA